The genomic region GCTCAGCACCCGGTTCAGCAGCAATACGCCCTGGTCCGCCCAGGCGCCCAGGTCGCCGTGGATCCGCGGCGGCAGGCCCAGGTCCGCTTCAAGCTCCTTGTAGATGTTGGCCAGGCTGCGCGGGATGGGGCGGGTGCCGGAGTCCACGGAAAAGGCGAGCCCCACGGCATGTCCGGGTGTGGGGTACGGATCCTGGCCCACGATCAGGACCCGTACCCCGTTCAACGGCTGCCGGAAAGCCCGGAGGACGTTCGACGCCGACGGCAGCACACGCTGCCCGGCCGCCTCCTCGCTGGCGAGGAAGGACAGTACGGACCGCAACTCGGCCTCCACTCCCGCCAGCGCGTCCGCCCAGTCAGGTGCCATCAGCTCGCCGAGGGGCAGCCCGGCCAGCTCCGCAAAGTCCGGGCCAGCCGCCATTGTGGGCTCGAGGTCGAAGAGTGGTTCAGGTTCCGTCACGGTGTCCATTCTCCCGCAATGATGCCGGAAGCCCGGTGCCAGCCTCCGGGGCGCGGAGGCCGGTGCC from Arthrobacter globiformis harbors:
- a CDS encoding uracil-DNA glycosylase encodes the protein MDTVTEPEPLFDLEPTMAAGPDFAELAGLPLGELMAPDWADALAGVEAELRSVLSFLASEEAAGQRVLPSASNVLRAFRQPLNGVRVLIVGQDPYPTPGHAVGLAFSVDSGTRPIPRSLANIYKELEADLGLPPRIHGDLGAWADQGVLLLNRVLSVREGAAGSHRGKGWETVTTAAVAAVVGRRTAEGTTAPLVALLWGKDAESVRPLLGGTPVVASAHPSPLSASRGFFGSRPFSRANDLLKEQGAGPVDWELPAVPLRYLG